A single window of Chloracidobacterium thermophilum B DNA harbors:
- the pgsA gene encoding CDP-diacylglycerol--glycerol-3-phosphate 3-phosphatidyltransferase, which produces MNLPNTLTVSRIFIVPLMVVVLMTSVSESVFGLPRQLIAVTLFLGASLTDLLDGYLARRRGQVTTLGTLLDPIADKLLISAALISLVENKLAPGWAVVIIIGREFAVSGLRSIAAQQGVTIAASKMAKFKMLSQVVAITCLMLGSHEGRPPLPVGTSSVTAVQQAFRALWQGAFGVEALRIIAYGAGRLMLWIVVISALWSMWNYFKDFYVAVRDRIETAPRIPLRERWRVRPRIRWRRPLFARVRARKTTPDLPEAP; this is translated from the coding sequence ATGAATCTGCCCAACACCCTGACGGTTTCGCGCATTTTCATCGTCCCCCTCATGGTGGTCGTGCTGATGACGAGCGTCTCGGAGTCCGTCTTTGGGTTGCCCCGTCAGTTGATTGCCGTGACGCTCTTTCTGGGCGCATCGCTGACGGACCTGCTCGACGGCTACCTGGCGCGGCGCCGGGGACAGGTCACGACCCTGGGAACGCTGCTCGACCCCATTGCCGACAAGCTGCTCATTTCTGCGGCCCTGATCTCGCTCGTCGAAAACAAGCTCGCGCCAGGCTGGGCCGTAGTCATCATCATCGGCCGGGAGTTTGCCGTCTCCGGTCTGCGCAGCATTGCCGCCCAGCAGGGCGTGACGATTGCCGCCTCCAAAATGGCCAAGTTCAAGATGCTCTCCCAGGTCGTGGCCATCACCTGCCTGATGCTGGGCAGCCACGAGGGGCGGCCGCCGCTGCCGGTGGGTACTTCGTCCGTGACGGCCGTGCAGCAGGCGTTCCGCGCCCTGTGGCAGGGAGCCTTCGGCGTCGAAGCCCTGCGGATCATTGCCTACGGCGCCGGCAGGCTCATGCTGTGGATCGTGGTGATTTCGGCGCTGTGGTCTATGTGGAACTACTTCAAGGACTTCTACGTTGCCGTCCGCGACCGGATTGAAACCGCGCCGCGCATCCCCCTGCGGGAACGCTGGCGGGTGCGCCCACGCATCCGCTGGCGGCGTCCGCTGTTTGCCCGGGTGCGGGCGCGGAAAACGACGCCTGATCTGCCTGAAGCGCCCTAA
- a CDS encoding MlaD family protein, with protein sequence MAKKKLSILDLRVGLMTLVAIGVLIATILTISGDLNPFRRELIVRTRLANVDGLRPGAEVRLAGVKVGKVQRIVLLPVPQDQNAAQTVELELALDPVIDGKPAGERVRQDSQVILGSVGLLGDKVVDITPGTLAAAPVKDGDLIGGASETTIRQIISGADDILANFTTLSDSLKQIADKINRGQGTVGRLVSDAELYDNLTRTVAEASRLVQEVRTGQGTAARLINDPRLYDDLDASVRRVEKLLADISDGRGTLGKLATDDRAYQEVLSVLERLDRTSAKLEDAMTRLERGEGTAGRLLRDDKLYCEAEQTLVSLNNVLAGLERGDGSAGKLLRDPQLYDNLTATSAQANQLLIDFRQDPKKYLTIRLKLF encoded by the coding sequence ATGGCGAAAAAGAAGCTCTCCATTCTTGATTTGCGGGTGGGGCTGATGACCCTGGTGGCCATCGGCGTACTCATTGCCACCATTCTGACGATTAGCGGCGACCTCAATCCCTTCCGGCGGGAACTCATCGTCCGCACCCGACTCGCCAACGTGGATGGTCTGCGTCCGGGGGCGGAAGTGCGGTTGGCCGGCGTCAAGGTGGGCAAGGTACAGCGGATTGTGCTGCTGCCGGTTCCCCAGGATCAGAATGCCGCCCAGACCGTGGAGCTGGAACTTGCGCTCGATCCGGTCATTGACGGCAAGCCGGCCGGAGAGCGCGTCCGGCAGGATTCGCAGGTCATTCTGGGTTCGGTCGGTCTGTTGGGCGACAAGGTGGTGGACATCACCCCAGGCACACTGGCTGCGGCTCCCGTCAAGGATGGCGATCTGATTGGTGGGGCTTCCGAGACGACCATCCGCCAGATCATTTCCGGTGCCGATGACATTCTGGCCAACTTCACAACCCTTTCGGATTCGCTCAAGCAGATTGCCGACAAGATCAATCGCGGCCAGGGAACGGTGGGACGACTCGTTTCCGACGCGGAGCTGTATGACAACCTGACGCGCACCGTAGCCGAGGCGTCCCGTCTGGTGCAGGAAGTGCGGACGGGACAGGGCACGGCTGCCAGACTCATCAATGACCCCCGCCTGTATGACGATCTTGACGCTTCGGTGCGGCGCGTCGAAAAGCTGCTGGCGGACATCAGCGACGGACGCGGCACCCTTGGCAAGCTGGCCACGGATGACCGGGCCTACCAGGAAGTGCTGTCCGTGCTGGAGCGGCTGGACCGGACCTCGGCCAAGCTCGAAGACGCCATGACCCGCCTGGAGCGGGGGGAAGGCACGGCCGGGCGTTTGCTCCGCGACGACAAACTCTACTGCGAAGCTGAGCAGACACTGGTCAGCCTCAACAACGTTCTCGCCGGACTGGAGCGCGGCGATGGTTCAGCCGGAAAGCTGCTGCGCGATCCGCAACTTTACGATAACCTGACGGCAACCTCTGCCCAGGCCAACCAGTTGCTGATAGACTTTCGCCAGGACCCGAAAAAGTACCTCACCATTCGTCTCAAGCTGTTTTGA
- a CDS encoding ABC transporter ATP-binding protein, protein MSEYAIEFRDVHLAFGEQKVLDGVSFGVHPGETKILMGGSGTGKSTVLKLVLGLLKPDSGRIFVDNEDITDFSESQLTVMRQKIGMVFQEGALFDSLSVYENVGYRLFEQGADEEEIEETVRRMLRFVNLEHAINKMPSELSGGMRRRVGIARALVGNPKIILYDEPTAGLDPPTARTICELAIKLRDLEGVSSLFVTHRIQDAVVLADHHATIGDDGEVVIVKNPRGQIESSTNFIMLHHGKVLLEGNADTFWNSPDPYIRTFLELD, encoded by the coding sequence ATGAGCGAATACGCCATCGAGTTCCGGGATGTTCACCTGGCGTTTGGCGAGCAGAAGGTGCTCGACGGCGTGAGTTTTGGCGTGCATCCGGGCGAAACCAAGATTCTCATGGGAGGGTCCGGGACGGGCAAATCCACCGTACTCAAGCTCGTCCTGGGGCTGCTCAAGCCGGACAGCGGCCGCATCTTCGTGGACAACGAAGACATCACGGACTTCAGCGAATCACAGTTGACGGTGATGCGCCAGAAGATTGGCATGGTGTTTCAGGAAGGGGCGCTGTTTGACAGCCTTTCGGTGTACGAAAATGTCGGCTACCGCCTGTTTGAACAGGGCGCCGATGAGGAGGAAATCGAGGAAACCGTGCGGCGGATGCTGCGTTTTGTCAACCTCGAACACGCCATCAACAAGATGCCCTCCGAGCTTTCCGGCGGGATGCGCCGCCGGGTCGGGATTGCCCGCGCTCTGGTGGGCAATCCCAAAATCATCCTCTACGATGAACCGACAGCCGGACTCGATCCGCCCACGGCCCGCACGATCTGCGAGTTGGCTATCAAGCTGCGGGACCTGGAAGGCGTCAGTTCACTGTTTGTCACCCACCGGATTCAGGATGCTGTAGTGTTGGCTGACCACCACGCCACCATTGGCGATGATGGCGAAGTTGTCATTGTGAAAAACCCGCGTGGGCAGATAGAAAGTTCCACGAATTTCATCATGTTGCACCACGGAAAGGTGCTGCTGGAGGGGAATGCCGACACCTTCTGGAATTCACCGGACCCCTACATTCGGACCTTTCTGGAGCTGGACTGA
- a CDS encoding MlaE family ABC transporter permease yields the protein MNFFLLILVELQESTLLVWRALRHPFRRPRYWRETVAQMDSIGFGTLPIVLLAGFFIGAVLALQTAGTLRSFGAQNYTGRLVATSLLRELGPVLTCILLAGRAGSGIAAELGAMCVSEQVDAMRALGTDPFRKLVRPRLLALITMAPVLTIFANVIGTIGGLIVAITLLQIPSSVYLSSAREALNYDDILGTFLKTGVFGLIVAVVGCRCGLRTRGGTVGVGQSTTTSVVVSIVLILVSDFFLTRLILTLSGTA from the coding sequence GTGAACTTCTTTCTTCTCATTCTGGTAGAGCTTCAGGAAAGTACCCTGCTTGTCTGGCGCGCCCTGCGGCATCCGTTCCGGCGTCCGCGCTACTGGCGTGAGACCGTGGCCCAGATGGACTCGATTGGGTTCGGGACGCTGCCCATCGTGTTGCTGGCCGGGTTTTTCATCGGGGCCGTGCTGGCCTTACAAACCGCTGGCACACTGCGCTCCTTTGGGGCGCAGAATTACACCGGGCGGCTGGTGGCCACGTCGCTGTTGCGGGAACTGGGACCCGTCCTGACCTGCATTCTGCTGGCCGGGCGCGCCGGTTCGGGCATTGCCGCCGAGCTGGGGGCGATGTGTGTCAGCGAGCAGGTTGATGCCATGCGCGCCCTGGGGACAGACCCATTCCGCAAACTGGTGCGCCCGCGCCTGCTGGCGCTCATCACCATGGCGCCGGTGCTGACGATTTTTGCCAATGTCATCGGCACCATCGGCGGACTGATTGTTGCCATCACCCTGTTGCAAATCCCCTCGTCAGTGTATCTGTCGTCGGCGCGTGAGGCGCTCAACTACGACGACATTCTGGGGACGTTCCTCAAAACCGGTGTGTTTGGTCTGATTGTGGCCGTGGTGGGCTGCCGGTGTGGGCTGCGGACGCGCGGAGGGACGGTCGGCGTCGGGCAGTCCACGACAACCTCAGTGGTTGTCTCCATCGTGCTGATTCTGGTGTCGGATTTCTTCCTCACCCGACTGATTTTGACGCTAAGCGGGACGGCGTAA
- the carB gene encoding carbamoyl-phosphate synthase large subunit: MPKRTDLRKILVIGSGPIVIGQACEFDYSGTQACKALRAEGYEVVLINSNPATIMTDPEMADGTYIEPLTLEAVTAVLERERPDALLPTVGGQTALNLAMQLAQTGVLDRLGVQLIGANIAAIELAESRRQFKAAMEDIGLEMTKAMFVTPETNLEEVRAAIGYPAIVRPSFTLGGAGGGIAYNDEEFYQIVERGLALSPVHEVVVEESVLGWKEYELEVMRDAADNIVIVCSIENFDPMGVHTGDSITVAPAQTLTDREYQTLRDASLKIIRRIGVETGGSNIQFAVNPKDGRVRVIEMNPRVSRSSALASKATGFPIAKIAAKLAVGYTLDEIPNDITRKTPASFEPTLDYVVVKIPKWAFEKFQAAEPVLGTQMKSVGEAMAIGRTFKEAFMKALRSLEASAARVPTYTNDDDLRRHLITPNPERVRYLQMALERGWSCTELHELTAIDPWFLHQLKEIADAQNALRGRTLEDIPDAELRHVKRLGFSDRRVARTIGCSEADVRARRLRSGIRPVFKRIDTCAAEFASHTPYLYSTYEEECEAEPTSRRKIVILGSGPNRIGQGIEFDYCCCHASFALQEAGYETIMVNCNPETVSTDYDTSDRLYFEPVTFEDVMHIIEREQPDGVIVQFGGQTPLNLAYGLRQAGVPIIGTSPESIDLAEDRERFGRLLRELEIPQPPSGMAATVDEACAVARQVGYPVLVRPSYVLGGRAMMIAYDEPSLAAYVAEAMGASPGRAVLIDHFLESAVEVDVDALSDGEDVCIAGIQEHIEEAGVHSGDSSSVLPTYLIEPWHLDVMRQYTRQLARALRVVGLMNIQFAVKDDIVYVLEVNPRASRTVPFVSKATGVPIAKIAAWLMIGRRLADFNLPPMLSVGRFFIKAPVFPFIKFPGVDPVLGPEMRSIGEVMGVADSFGMAYWKAQLGAGVPLPRTGTAFLSVNNRDKPAALKVAQRLHRLGFKLVATRGTQEMLAAAGLPVEPVFKVNEGRPNIVDLIRSRRIDLIVNTPLGKASHFDEKAIRSAAIQYNVPCITTITGAIAVTSAIHALQHDQFSVGRLQDYHAGKPSLTYPAQAASAS, translated from the coding sequence GCCAGGCCTGTGAATTCGACTATTCCGGGACCCAGGCCTGCAAGGCGCTCCGCGCCGAAGGTTATGAGGTGGTGCTCATCAACTCCAACCCGGCCACCATCATGACCGACCCGGAGATGGCCGACGGCACCTACATCGAACCCCTCACGCTGGAAGCCGTCACCGCCGTCCTGGAGCGCGAGCGCCCGGACGCGCTGCTGCCGACCGTCGGCGGTCAGACGGCGCTCAATCTGGCCATGCAGCTTGCGCAGACCGGCGTTCTCGACCGCCTTGGAGTACAGCTTATCGGGGCCAACATTGCCGCCATCGAGCTGGCCGAATCCCGGCGGCAGTTCAAAGCCGCCATGGAAGACATTGGCCTCGAAATGACCAAGGCCATGTTCGTGACGCCGGAAACCAACCTGGAAGAAGTCCGGGCGGCGATTGGCTATCCGGCTATCGTACGTCCGAGCTTCACGCTGGGCGGGGCCGGCGGCGGCATTGCCTACAACGACGAGGAGTTTTACCAGATTGTCGAGCGGGGCCTGGCGTTGAGTCCGGTTCACGAAGTGGTCGTCGAGGAGTCCGTCCTGGGCTGGAAAGAGTACGAACTCGAAGTCATGCGCGACGCTGCCGACAACATCGTGATCGTGTGTTCGATTGAGAATTTCGATCCGATGGGCGTTCACACCGGCGACTCGATTACCGTCGCGCCGGCGCAAACCCTGACCGACCGCGAATACCAGACCCTGCGCGATGCCAGCCTGAAAATCATCCGCCGCATCGGGGTGGAAACCGGCGGCTCCAACATCCAGTTTGCCGTCAATCCCAAAGACGGGCGGGTGCGGGTCATTGAGATGAACCCACGGGTATCCCGTTCCTCGGCGTTGGCCTCGAAGGCCACGGGCTTTCCCATTGCCAAGATTGCCGCCAAGCTCGCCGTCGGCTACACCCTGGACGAAATTCCCAACGACATCACCCGCAAAACACCGGCCAGCTTTGAGCCGACGCTCGATTACGTCGTCGTCAAGATTCCGAAGTGGGCTTTTGAGAAGTTCCAGGCGGCCGAGCCGGTCCTGGGAACGCAGATGAAATCCGTAGGGGAAGCCATGGCCATCGGCCGCACCTTCAAGGAAGCCTTCATGAAGGCGCTGCGGTCGTTGGAAGCCAGCGCGGCGCGGGTGCCGACCTACACCAATGACGACGACCTGCGGCGGCATCTCATCACGCCCAACCCCGAGCGGGTGCGCTACCTGCAAATGGCGCTCGAACGCGGCTGGAGTTGTACCGAACTGCACGAACTCACCGCCATTGACCCGTGGTTTCTACACCAGCTCAAGGAAATTGCCGATGCCCAGAACGCCCTGCGGGGGCGGACACTCGAAGACATCCCCGATGCCGAACTGCGGCACGTCAAACGGCTGGGGTTTTCAGATCGCCGGGTGGCGCGCACGATTGGCTGTAGCGAGGCGGACGTGCGCGCCCGGCGCCTGCGCAGCGGTATTCGTCCGGTCTTCAAGCGCATTGACACCTGCGCTGCCGAGTTTGCCTCACACACGCCCTATCTTTACTCGACTTACGAGGAAGAGTGCGAAGCCGAGCCTACCAGCCGCCGCAAGATCGTCATTCTGGGCAGCGGCCCGAACCGGATCGGGCAGGGCATCGAGTTCGACTACTGCTGCTGTCACGCCAGTTTCGCATTGCAGGAAGCCGGCTACGAAACCATCATGGTCAACTGCAACCCGGAAACGGTTTCAACCGACTACGACACTTCCGACCGGCTGTACTTCGAGCCTGTCACCTTCGAGGATGTCATGCACATCATCGAACGGGAGCAGCCGGACGGTGTCATCGTGCAGTTTGGCGGACAGACGCCGCTCAACCTGGCCTATGGCCTGCGGCAGGCCGGCGTGCCGATCATCGGCACTTCACCCGAAAGCATTGACCTGGCCGAAGACCGCGAACGGTTCGGCCGCCTGCTGCGGGAGTTGGAAATTCCACAGCCGCCGTCGGGAATGGCGGCCACGGTGGATGAAGCCTGCGCCGTGGCACGCCAGGTTGGCTATCCGGTGCTGGTGCGTCCCAGTTACGTGCTGGGCGGACGGGCGATGATGATTGCCTACGACGAACCCAGCCTGGCCGCCTATGTGGCGGAAGCCATGGGCGCTTCGCCGGGACGCGCCGTGCTCATTGACCACTTTCTGGAATCGGCCGTGGAAGTGGATGTGGATGCGCTCTCCGATGGCGAAGACGTATGTATTGCCGGCATTCAGGAGCACATCGAGGAAGCCGGCGTTCACTCCGGCGACAGCTCCAGTGTGCTGCCGACCTATCTGATTGAGCCGTGGCATCTCGATGTCATGCGGCAGTACACCCGGCAGTTGGCCCGCGCCCTGCGGGTCGTGGGGCTGATGAACATCCAGTTTGCCGTCAAGGACGACATCGTGTATGTCCTGGAAGTCAACCCCCGCGCTTCGCGGACGGTGCCCTTTGTGAGCAAGGCCACCGGCGTGCCGATTGCCAAAATTGCTGCCTGGCTGATGATTGGCCGCCGTCTGGCGGATTTCAACCTGCCGCCGATGCTCTCCGTCGGGCGCTTCTTCATCAAGGCGCCGGTGTTTCCGTTCATCAAGTTTCCCGGTGTGGACCCGGTGCTGGGGCCCGAAATGCGCTCGATTGGCGAAGTGATGGGCGTGGCGGACAGCTTCGGAATGGCCTACTGGAAGGCGCAACTTGGCGCTGGCGTGCCGCTGCCGCGCACGGGAACGGCCTTTCTCAGTGTCAACAACCGCGACAAACCGGCTGCCCTGAAAGTGGCCCAGCGGCTGCACCGGTTGGGCTTCAAGCTCGTGGCGACCCGTGGCACGCAGGAAATGCTGGCGGCAGCCGGTCTGCCGGTTGAACCCGTCTTCAAAGTCAACGAAGGCCGCCCGAATATCGTGGACCTCATCCGCAGCCGGCGCATAGACCTCATCGTGAACACCCCGCTGGGCAAGGCGTCACACTTTGACGAAAAGGCCATCCGGTCGGCGGCTATCCAGTACAACGTCCCCTGTATTACCACCATTACGGGTGCCATTGCCGTCACCAGCGCCATCCATGCCCTGCAACATGACCAGTTCAGCGTAGGGCGGTTGCAGGACTACCACGCCGGGAAACCCAGCCTGACCTACCCGGCGCAGGCGGCTTCGGCTTCGTGA